From Callithrix jacchus isolate 240 chromosome 15, calJac240_pri, whole genome shotgun sequence, one genomic window encodes:
- the LOC118147999 gene encoding uncharacterized protein LOC118147999, giving the protein MESSTHVRLRMIPQLLSPTCDKKSLGCSQAGHRKGSAARESSCLLERQSRPRAEGSAESAPPRLRRRAGVLDPGAPPGTASGLEIPWGRPPPRTAAPRVPIAPGKGPGERLRPGLETGSTRLGPRAACGPLQAPGRGQAPGAGEGQDRLPTAASRPAGDKKAREESVRRLQPSGKPRRAPALPRARAAQSVATAWRRAAEGRLRGLRASRTWSRRSRDYRGVGGGDGGCSRGGSRHNRLLPLTGNLRRWSWARGRQGAAGTPWPAGARGGIGSRRGRTGATPRRVRARGVASTRQARLGGVQSGGTFCSSWRSPAKVRASPPAPSLGPERPAAPAEAGPPAPAPQLAPPEARGRSCCPNFQI; this is encoded by the exons ATGGAAAGTTCAACACATGTGAGACTCCGAATGATTCCTCAACTGCTGTCCCCCACTTGTGACAAAAAGTCTCTCGGCTGCAGCCAGGCAGGGCACAGGAAGGGTTCGGCTGCCCGAGAGTCCAGCTGTCTGCTTGAACGTCAGTCCCGGCCCAGGGCTGAGGGGTCAGCGGAGAGCGCCCCGCCGCGGCTGAGACGCCGAGCTGGGGTTCTGGACCCCGGGGCGCCGCCTGGGACTGCTTCGGGGCTGGAGATTCCCTGGGGCCGCCCGCCACCCCGCACGGCGGCGCCCCGGGTCCCCATCGCGCCTGGGAAGGGCCCGGGGGAGCGGCTCCGCCCGGGCCTGGAAACCGGGTCAACGCGGCTAGGGCCCAGGGCCGCCTGCGGTCCCCTGCAGGCGCCGGGAAGGGGCCAAGCGCCCGGGGCCGGGGAGGGTCAGGATCGGCTTCCGACGGCCGCCTCCCGGCCCGCAGGGGATAAGAAGGCGCGGGAGGAGAGCGTGCGCAGGCTACAGCCCTCCGGGAAGCCGCGCCGGGCGCCGGCACTACCCAGGGCGAGAGCGGCGCAGAGCGTGGCCACGGCTTGGAGGCGAGCGGCGGAAGGAAGGCTCCGCGGATTGCGGGCGAGTCGCACCTGGAGCCGGCGCAGCCGTGACTACCGAGGAGTAGGCGGAGGAGACGGCGGCTGTTCCAGAGGAGGGAGTCGTCATAACCGGCTACTGCCGCTCACCGGAAACCTTCGGCGCTGGAGCTGGGCCAGGGGGCGCCAAGGAGCAGCTGGGACACCTTGGCCAGCCGGCGCCAGGGGAGGGATCGGGTCCCGCAGAGGCAGGACCGGGGCGACACCTCGGAGGGTCAGGGCGCGGGGAGTGGCCTCCACCCGGCAAGCGCGGCTGGGAGGGGTTCAGAGTGGGGGAACCTTCTGCTCTTCCTGGCGCTCTCCAGCGAAGGTTCGCGCGAGTCCGCCAGCTCCCTCACTAGGGCCGGAAAGACCCGCGGCGCCGGCCGAAGCCGGACCCCCAGCTCCAGCGCCGCAGCTCGCGCCTCCTGAAGCGAGAG GCAGAAGTTGCTGCCCTAACTTCCAAATTTGA